In Myxococcales bacterium, the DNA window ACGTCGGCCCCGAAGATCTTCGCGATGCGCTGGGGGCCCTCGTCGAGCAGCGTGCCGAGGGGCATGGGGCGCGCGGCGAACGCGACGAAATCGAGCACGCCGTCGAGCCTCGCGTCTCCGCGGGCGTGGACCTTTTCGGTTTTTGCCATGGTGCGTCAATCTTCGCCCCGAGGGCGAGCGGCGTAAACTCCTAGCCGTGGTCGCGCCGCGAGGAAAGGGGCTTCGCGAAGGCCTTGCGCGGGGAGGAAAGCCGCTTCCAGCAGGCGATTTTCCCCGGTATACCGCGGCACATGTACGACTTTCCCTCGAACGAGTGGGCCCAGGCCTACAAAGACGCCATCAACGCGAACCCCGAGTACAAGGTTCACGGCAAAGACTGGACGCACGGCGTCGTGGCGTTCGTGGTGAAGGCCGATCCGGCCCTGCATATCGACCACGACACGGCGCTCTGGCTCGACGTGCACGGCGGCGAGTGCCGCGAGGTGAAGCTCATGACCGCGGAAGAGGCCCAGGCCGCCGCGTTCGTGATCGTGGCGCCCTACGCCATGTGGAAGACGATCATCAAGCGCGAGATCGATCCCATCAAGGCGATGATGCAGAACAAGGTCAAGCTCACGAAGGGCCACATGCCCACGATCGTGCGCTACGTGAACTCGTCGCGTCAGCTCGTCGAGTCGACCTCGCGCGTACCCACCAAGTTCCGCGACGAGTAAAGCGCCGAGCGTCCGGTCGCGCGCGGGATGCCAAACGGCGCGCTCGCGTGCGACCGACCTTGACCTTCGAGCGAAAGAAAACCGAAGATACGCACCATGCCAACGTCGAATCCTCTCGTGCTCATCGCGGACGACGAGCCGTCCATGCTCGAGCTGGTCGCGCGCCACCTCACGACCATGCGCGAACCGAAGCTCGAGGTGATCCAAGCCCGCGACGGCGAAGAGGCCTGGAAGCTCGCCCGCGAGCACCTGCCCGACCTCGTCGTGCTCGACGTCATGATGCCGGGCATGAGCGGCTGGGAGGTGTGCCGAAAGATCCGCGAGGACATCGCGCTCGCGCACACCGGGGTCGTCATGCTGACCGGCATCGGCGAGAACCTGAACCAGCTCACGAGCCCGCTCTACGGAGCCGACGCGTACGTCGACAAGCCGTTCGAGTTCGAGGAGCTCGACGAGAAGGTCCGCGAGACGCTCTCGGCGCGCGCGTCGCAGCGCGAGGGGATTTCCCGTCCGTCGCTGAACGGCACCTCGGGGGGCGCCAAGCCCGCACCGACCGAGGACGAAGAGGCTCCGGCTCCGAGGAAGAAGGCCGCACCAGCCAAGCCCAAGGCCGCGCCGAAGAAGGCCGCGCCGAAGAAGGCCGCGCCGAAGAAGGCCGCGCCGAAGAAGGCCGCGCCGAAGAAGGCCGCGCCGAAGAAGGCCGCGCCGAAGAAGGCCGCGCCGAAGAAGGCCGCGCCGAAGAAGGCCGGGCCGAAGAAGGCCGCGCCGAAGAAAGCCGCGCCGAAGAAAGCCGCGCCGAAGAAAGCCGCGCCGAAGAAAGCCGCGCCGAAGAAGGCTGCGCCGAAGAAGGCCGCGCCCGCCAAGAAGAAGAAGTAGCTCGTCCCCACGAACGAGCCACGAGAGCCCCGCGCGCTTCGGCCCGCGGGGCTTTTTCGTGGGGCCAGGGTCTTGCGTAGGGAAAAGTTTCGTGTACGAAAGATGTCCGGGGTGCGACCCTCGCGCCCACCCGAAGGAGTCTTTGAGCCATGTCCCTCTCCCCGTTCCGCGAAGAGCACGACCAGTTCCGCAAGACCGTCCGCACGTTCGCCCAGAAGGAGCTCGCCCCCTTCGTCGACGAGTGGGAAAAGAGCGAGTGCTTCCCGAACGAGGTCTTCAAGCGCGCCGGTGAGCTCGGGCTCTTCTCGGCGCACTACAAAGAGGAGCAGGGCGGCCTCGGCGGTGATTACTGGTTCAGCATCGCCAAGGGCGAAGAGCTGCCGCACTGCAACTCGGCCGGCGTGTCGATGGGCCTCCTCGTCCAGGGCGACATGGCCACGCCCGTCATCGGCGATCTCGGCACGAAAGAGCAGATCGAAGAGTTCTTGAAGCCGGCGCTGCGCGGCGAAAAGATCGCGGCGCTCGGCGTGACCGAGCCCAACGCCGGCAGCGACGTGGCCGGCATCCAGACGTGGGCCCGCAAAGACGGCGACGACTACGTCATCAACGGCGCGAAGACCTACATCACGAACGGCACCCGCGCCGACTTCGTGACGCTCCTCGCGAAGACCTCACCGGAGCAGGGCGCGCACGGCTGCAGCTTCTTCCTCGTGCCCACGAGCACGAAGGGCTTCATCGTGTCGAAGAAGCTGAAGAAGGTCGGAAACCACGCGAGCGACACCGCCGAGCTCGCGTTCGACGAGATGCGCATCCCGAAGCGCTACCTGCTCGGCGAAGAGAACATGGGGTTCATGTACCTCATGCAAAACTTCCAGACCGAGCGCCTCATCGCGGCGACGAGCTGCTGCGGCGGCATGCAGATCGCCCTCGACGACGCCGTGGCCTACGGCCGCGATCGCAAGGCGTTCGGCAAGCCGATCATCAAGCGCGAGTACTGGCAGCACAAGTTCGTCGACCTCTACACGAAGCTCGAGGCCGGCCGCGCGCTCTCGTACAAGGCGGCCGAGTCGTACAACCACGACAAACACGTGACCGGCGGCCAGGTGAGTATGGAGACCGTGAAGCTCATCAGCATGGCGAAGGTCTTCGTGGGCGAAATCTCGAGCGAGATCATCGACCAGTGCATGCAGTTCCACGGCGGCGCCGGGTACATGGAAGAGTACAAGATCGCGCGCGCGTTCCGCGATCAGCGCCTCCTCCGCATCGGTGGCGGCACCACCGAGACCATGCGTTACTACCTCGCGAAGCTCATGGGGCTCTGAGCCCCGCGCGTCGACGCGCTCCCTTTCACGAGCACCCCTTCGCCCGCCCTCCGCGCTCCGGATCGGCGGGCGAAGCCGTGATCTGCGCATGAGATGGAGCCTTTGGCCCTGGCGACGGAGCCGCGCTACGCTCTTGGAATGCCGAGTCGGAACGCGCTCGCGGTGCTCGATAGGCCGCTCTCTACCCTGCCGAGGTTCGTCCTCTTGAGCGCGTTCGGCCTCGGGCTCGTCGTGGCCAGGGTGGCCTCCACGCACTCGCCCGCGTACTCCTTCCTCGCGTGGAACCTCTTCCTCGCGTGGATCCCGTACACGCTCTCGCGGGTGCTCGTGTGGGTGCGCGCGAAGAATATGCATTCTGCATGGGTCGGCGCCGTGGGGCTCGCGTGGCTGCTCTTCTTGCCGAACGCGCCGTACCTCGTGACCGACGTGATGCACCTGCGCACGGCCCACGGCGCGCCGCTCTGGTTCGACGCCGTCATGCTCATGACGTTCGGGTGGACGGGCCTCGCGCTCGGCATCGAGTCGCTCGCGATCGTCGCGAAGCTGGTCGCCGCGAAGGCCGGCGTGGCGATCGCGCGCACCTTCGTCGTAGTCGTCGCGCTCCTGTCGGGGTACGGCATCTACCTCGGACGCTTCGTCCGGCTGAACTCGTGGGACGTGGCGCGCCACCCGGGGTGGTTCTTGCGTGAGGCCGCCGAGCCCCTCGTGCACCCGCTCGACACGATGCGCGCCTGGAACGTGACCCTCGTCGTGGCGGGCCTCTTCGTGCTCGGCTACGCGACGATGCGGCGACCCGCGGCCGAGCCCGCGCCGACCGACCCTCCCGGGTGACTCAAGAACGCGAGCCGGGGAACAGGGCCTTCGCGTCGTCCCGCGTGAGCACGACGAACGTGAGCACGCCGAGCAGGGTGCCGAGCGGCATGTTCGTGCAGAGGATCCCTGCCAAAATATAGATGAATGTCAGGTGTTTACGCTGCGCGATGCATCGGCCCGCGAAGATCGTGAGGCCGCCTATCGCCGCGACGACGACGAACGCAAAGAGGCCCATCACCACGAAGACCCACCCGAGCGCAGCGGGCGGCGGGGGGCCGGCGTCGTCGAGCGCGCCTACGACGATGCTCGCGCCGAGCGCCACGTGCACCATGAACAAGAACGAGAACAGGATCGTGAGCGCGCCCATGACGTAGTACCCCACCGCGAGCTGCCCGAGGTGCTGCTCGGCTCGGGATGGTGCGAAGGGAGGCGGCGAGGGAGGGAGGGGACGAAACGGGGCCACGAGGATGAGCGTAGCCGAACCGTGAGCGCGGTGCGATTCGGCAACGACGTCCGATTTGTCGGCGCGAGGGCAGGAAGGCTCGCTACCGTGGCGTCGCCATGGATTGGATCGTTCCGCTCGTGTCGCTCATCGCGATGGAGATCGTGCTCGGCATCGACAACATCGTCTTCTTGTCGATCCTCGTCTCGGCGCTCCCCGAAGAGCAGCGCAAACGTGCGCGCGCGATCGGGCTCGGGCTCGCCCTGGTCGCGCGGCTCGTGCTCCTCCTCGGCATCCGCTGGGTGATGGGCCTGTCGACCGCGATCTTCCACTGGTCGAGCCTCGGCTTCGTACCCGAGGTGTGGGTGCAGAACCACCACGTCGACGCGGTGACGGGGCGGGATCTCGTGCTGCTCCTGGGAGGCGCGTTCTTGGTCGGCAAAGCGACGACCGAGATCCACAAGAAGATGACGGGCAACGAGGGCGAAGAGGTCGCGGCGAAGGCGAAGGGGGCGAGCTTCGGCGGCGTCATCGCTCAGATCATCGTGCTCGATCTCGTGTTCTCGCTCGACTCGGTCATCTCGGCGATCGGCATGGTGCAAGAGGTGTGGGTCATGTACGTGGCGACGCTCGTCGCCGTGGGCTTCATGGCGGCGTTCTCGGGCAAGGTGTCGAAGTTCATCGAAGAGAACCCCACCTTCAAGATGCTCGCGCTCGCGTTCCTCGTGCTCGTCGGGGTCATGCTCGTCGCCGAGGGCATCGGGTCGCACGTGGGCAAAGGGTACCTCTACGCGGCCATGGCGTTCTCGTTCGTGGTCGAGCTCTTGAACATGCGCATGCGCAAGAAGGCCAAGGTGCACGCGCCGCCGCCGGCCGAGAGCGGCTCCTGAGCGCCTCGATCGAGGTGGCCACGAACGCGCGGTGAATGGGCGAAACGCGCGGTATCCTGGGGCGCATGTCGTTCTTCCCGAAGTGCACCTTCCAGTACTTCCTCGACGGCGGCCCCGAGCTCGTCCCCGGTGAGCGCAACCAGGGCCGGCTCGTGCTGCACGTACCCGAGCCGATCGAGCGCGCCGAGCGACTGCTCATGAACCTCCGCACGGAGGCGTGGGCGGGGTACGGCTCGGGCAAGAACCGCCGCGTCGTGAGGCAGCAGCTCCTCTTGATCCCGCTGCGCGTCGATCTGCCCCCGGGCGGCATGCCCGCGGGCCGCCACGAGTACCCGTTCCACTTCGACGTGCCCGCGTGGATGCCTCCCGCATTCGATGGAAATGATTGTGGAATTTACCACGAGCTGACCGCCGAGCTCGACGTCGACTGGGCGTTCGATCCCGTGTCCAAGCTGCGCCCGGTCGTGCGCCTCAGGCCGGCCCGCGGGCGGAGGGCGCCCGTGATCTTGAGGTCACCGAACGGCTTCCACGAGAGCATCGTGCTCGAGGTGAGCCTCGACTCGGCGGTCGTCGCGGAGGACGAGCCCCTCTCGGGGAAGATCGCCGTGCGCGCGGGTCACGAGGCGCGCTGGGACGGGATCGTGCTCGTGCTCTCGCGCATGACGACGGTGGCCATGGGCCACGGAGATCGCCGCGCGCAGGACGTCTCGAGCGTGCGCATCCCCAAGGCGAGCTTGCTCTCGGGCGAGGCCGTCCCGTTCTTGTTCCCGCCCGACCCGACGAACGTCCCGACGTTCGGCTCTCCTCAGCTCACGGTCGACTACGTCGTGCGCGTCGAGGTCGACATCCCCTGGGCGATCGACCCTCAGATCGAGGTGCCGTTCACCGTCCTGCCGCGCGGCTCGGAGGTCTCCGGCGAAGGGAGCGAGCTCGAGGTCGGTGGAGCCCGCTTGCGACAGATGGCGCACTACGTGGCTCAGCAGACCGGCCTCTCCGAGGGAAAGTCCCCTGTCATCGTGCGCGGGCGTCAAGGGGCGGTCGACTTCTGGCTGACCGACGCGCCTCGCGAGGGTGGGCTCGGTGTCGACGTGTCGCTCGTGTTTCCTGGGGTCGGAGTGGACGTGCGCATGCGGCCCCTCGGTGTGCTCGACGGCTTTCGCGAGTCTCCGCTCCTCCCACGCGAGCTCCGCGACAAGGTGCTCCTTCGTGTCGACGCGCCGGAGGGGCGATACGCACGCGCGCCGCTCGGGGAGGCCGAGCTGCACGCCATCCTCGACGGGCTCGGTCGGGCCGACGCGGTCCGCATGACCGACCATAGCCTCGAGTTCCACGTGCCGACGACCGACGACGCCGAGCGCCTCGTGGAGCTCGCTCGGTTCGTCGCGCACAAGGCCGAGATCGTGGGGCGCGTGCTCGCGAAGCTCCCGTTCCCCACCGCGCTCGAGGCGCACCGTGCCGCATGGGAGAGCGCGGCGGCCGAGCGTGGTGCGTTCCTCGTGCCAACCGGGCCTCATCTCGTCGGCATGCCCATCGGGGTTCGGACGCTCGGCGGAGAGGAGCGGACGTTCGTAGTGAAGATTGGGACCGAATGGGGGGGAAAGCCTCATGGTTTCATAGAGATAAGCTGTGTCGCTGCGCCACTGCCCGGTCCCGCCGCGGCCATGCTCGAGGGGCAGGTGCCGCACGCGTTGCTCGCGCCGATCCGTGGTCGGCTCACGAGCCTCGCGCAAGAAGGGCCACACACCGTCCGTGGCCACGCGCCCGAGATCTTCGACGACCCTCGCGCGGCGATGCCGACGGTCGATGCCCTCGTCGCGTTCTGGCTCGACGTGCGCGGCGAGCGCCGGGTGGATGCGCCGTACCGGTGACAGGGTGCGCCCGGGTCTCGGTGCGCGGGTGCTCGGCGCCATCGGGGGCGCGTGAGCCTCTTTCGGCCCGAGTGCCGGCTCGCGTTCCTCTTGGACGATGGCCCCGTCATCACGCCCGGCACTGTCGTCCCGGGGAGGATCACGATCGTCGCGCCGAGGCCGATCTCGCGCGCGACGGCGCTCACCGCGAGGTACCGCTCGTACGCCTGGCTCAACGACGAGGGGGAGGGCGGGCGCCGCGAGGTGGTCCTCGCCGAGCGAACGATCCGGTTCGACCTTCGCGAGGGCCTCCCCGAAGGCCGCACCGAGCGCGCGCTCACCTTGGAGGTGCCGCGAGGGCTGCCCGAGGCGGCCGCGGGCTCGCAGTGGGCCATCGTCCACGAGCTCGCGGCGCGGCTCTCCGTCTCCTGGGCGCTCGACCCGAAGCGTACGTTCGTGATGCCGATCCGGACGCCGCCGGCCCTCGTGGTTCGCCCTCCGGTGCTCGTTCGTTCGCCGCCGGGGTTCGATCGCGACGTGGTGCTCGACGTGTCCCTCGGCGCGGGCGCCGTCGTGGTCGGAACGTCCCTCGAGGGGCGGGTCGCCCTCCGCGCGGGCGCCGAGGCAGCGTGGGAATCCGTGGTGATCGTGCTCTCCCAGGTCGTGACCGTCGACGGTGGCCTCGTGCGGCGGCGGTTCGATCTCGCGGAGGTCGAGCTGCCCCGCGGGCGCTTCCCGGCCGATCGCACGTTGATGTTTCGATTCGTGATCGACTCGGACGTCGCCCCCACCGTCTCCGACGCGCGAATAAGTGTAAGCTACATGCTTCGCTTCGCGATCTCTCGCAGGTGGTCGCAGCGCGCATGGATGGAGCTGTCGCTCGAGATTTTGCCGAAGGGCGCCGACCTGCGCGGTCAGGCTGACGTGCCGGAGCTCGGCGATGGCCGGAGGCGCCGGCTCGCCGAGGTCATCGCTCACGAGACCGGCCTCTCGCCCGGCGAGGGGGACGTGCTCGTCGAGGGGCGCGAAGGTCCCGTCGAGATCGAGATCCGTGACGCCCCGGAGGACGGCGAGCTCGGCGTGGAGGTGGCGCTCGCGTTCCCCTCGCTCGGGGTGGCGGTGCGCACGCGGGCTCCCGGTCTCTTCCGGGGGGGGCGTCGTGTGCCGCCCGAGCTCGATGGAAAGATGCACGTGACGGTCGACGTTCCTCCGAGGCGCTATGCCCGCGAGCCCCTCGGAGAGCCTGAGATCTTCGCGATCCTCGAGGGGCTAGGTGGCGCGACCTCCGTCGACCTCGCGAGCCGTTCGTTGCGGTTCCGTCTCCCCGCCACGGACTCCGTCGAGAGCCTCGTCGCGGTCGTGAGGCTCGCCAAAGCGAAGGCCCAGGTCCTGTCGAGCACGATCTCCGCGCTGCCGTTTCCCCTCGCGTTCGAGCCGCATCGGGCCGCGTGGGAGGCCACGGCAGCCGAGCGCGACGCCCACCTCGTACCTTCGGGCCCTCACCTCCTCGGCGCGGTCGTGGTCGTGCGCACGCTCCTCGGCGAAGAGCGCCGCTTCGTCGTGAACGTGAGGACGCTCTGGAAGGGCGAGCTTCGAGCGATGGTCGAAGTCTCGTGCCCCGGCCTCGGGATCCCGGCCCAGGCCTACGCGGCCCTCGACGGGGCGACTCCTCACGCGGCGCTCCTCCCCGCGCTCGCCGTCCTCGAGGGCATCCACGCGCGCGAAGAGCTCGGCCTCGCGGGCCACGTCCCGGGGCTCGTCGCCGACCCGCGGCGGCTGCTCTCGGCCGCGGAGGACCTCGTCTCGTTCTGGCTCGAGGTCCGCGGTGAGCGCCGCGTCGACGCGCCCTACCGCTGATTTCCCGGTCGGGCGACGGTCGCGCTCCGAGGCCCAACGTGTCCTCGGTCGTGTATCGTGAAGACCTCACACGTTGATCTGGGGTGCCCGAATGACGCGATCCGGCGACGACGAACACGCGCGGGTGACGAGCGAGCTGGCGTTCGCGGCCACCATCATGCCGACGGTCGAGTCCGTGAAGCCATGGACGTTGGGCACGCTCGACCACCTCCGGTCCGCTTCACCATCGGACGGCGTGGTCGCGGGCGTGGAGCTCGGGCCGGTCTTGGGTGAGGGTGGCATGGGGATCGTCCGCGCGGCGACGCAGCGCTCGCTCGGGCGAGACGTGGCCGTGAAGACGCTCCGCGACGACCAGAACCACGGGCTCGCCGTGAGCAAGCTGCTGCGCGAGGCGCTCATCACGGGGGCGCTCGAGCACCCCAACATCGTGCCGGTCTACGATCTCGGGCTCGACCCTCGTGGCACGCCGATGTTGGT includes these proteins:
- a CDS encoding SCP2 sterol-binding domain-containing protein; translated protein: MYDFPSNEWAQAYKDAINANPEYKVHGKDWTHGVVAFVVKADPALHIDHDTALWLDVHGGECREVKLMTAEEAQAAAFVIVAPYAMWKTIIKREIDPIKAMMQNKVKLTKGHMPTIVRYVNSSRQLVESTSRVPTKFRDE
- a CDS encoding response regulator, whose protein sequence is MLIADDEPSMLELVARHLTTMREPKLEVIQARDGEEAWKLAREHLPDLVVLDVMMPGMSGWEVCRKIREDIALAHTGVVMLTGIGENLNQLTSPLYGADAYVDKPFEFEELDEKVRETLSARASQREGISRPSLNGTSGGAKPAPTEDEEAPAPRKKAAPAKPKAAPKKAAPKKAAPKKAAPKKAAPKKAAPKKAAPKKAAPKKAAPKKAGPKKAAPKKAAPKKAAPKKAAPKKAAPKKAAPKKAAPAKKKK
- a CDS encoding acyl-CoA dehydrogenase family protein, encoding MSLSPFREEHDQFRKTVRTFAQKELAPFVDEWEKSECFPNEVFKRAGELGLFSAHYKEEQGGLGGDYWFSIAKGEELPHCNSAGVSMGLLVQGDMATPVIGDLGTKEQIEEFLKPALRGEKIAALGVTEPNAGSDVAGIQTWARKDGDDYVINGAKTYITNGTRADFVTLLAKTSPEQGAHGCSFFLVPTSTKGFIVSKKLKKVGNHASDTAELAFDEMRIPKRYLLGEENMGFMYLMQNFQTERLIAATSCCGGMQIALDDAVAYGRDRKAFGKPIIKREYWQHKFVDLYTKLEAGRALSYKAAESYNHDKHVTGGQVSMETVKLISMAKVFVGEISSEIIDQCMQFHGGAGYMEEYKIARAFRDQRLLRIGGGTTETMRYYLAKLMGL
- a CDS encoding DUF1361 domain-containing protein, coding for MPSRNALAVLDRPLSTLPRFVLLSAFGLGLVVARVASTHSPAYSFLAWNLFLAWIPYTLSRVLVWVRAKNMHSAWVGAVGLAWLLFLPNAPYLVTDVMHLRTAHGAPLWFDAVMLMTFGWTGLALGIESLAIVAKLVAAKAGVAIARTFVVVVALLSGYGIYLGRFVRLNSWDVARHPGWFLREAAEPLVHPLDTMRAWNVTLVVAGLFVLGYATMRRPAAEPAPTDPPG
- a CDS encoding TerC family protein, whose protein sequence is MDWIVPLVSLIAMEIVLGIDNIVFLSILVSALPEEQRKRARAIGLGLALVARLVLLLGIRWVMGLSTAIFHWSSLGFVPEVWVQNHHVDAVTGRDLVLLLGGAFLVGKATTEIHKKMTGNEGEEVAAKAKGASFGGVIAQIIVLDLVFSLDSVISAIGMVQEVWVMYVATLVAVGFMAAFSGKVSKFIEENPTFKMLALAFLVLVGVMLVAEGIGSHVGKGYLYAAMAFSFVVELLNMRMRKKAKVHAPPPAESGS